A section of the Ornithodoros turicata isolate Travis unplaced genomic scaffold, ASM3712646v1 ctg00000843.1, whole genome shotgun sequence genome encodes:
- the LOC135375273 gene encoding mucin-5AC-like: MCLDFGHKDDKGPVSRANSTKSQRLSEVSVEAEQDDTSTVETSSTSDVVRDVRSQSTPPSRRESLAVNSVQTPARYNRRESCIPYQAARFHRAKSTTLRSDEVREPAFSRLPPTSSATSTPIVSSTTAPSSPRRFHRTRSAVLQGSDFPAPPSEYEALPSTDNNKRKNKNSEGLERQQSSTSSNRERFHRTRSAVMYADAEDVPEVTSSAQPLKAALRDRGTYGSISSSPRKTVVRLQQPGTARGADAETVQQWCQQTWSTENYTRFHRIRAAIQASEAQRARAVQSRRPLMQKASSDTSSVQSMMQTGRGLATTVKYETTTRTTTVLVGGGSAQKMTVRQSSLTSTETSEKTPGLRRTASGQSSKLVRESSSDYEVSEGSMLPLTALAIQSVSGMVTFLCRPSAFAQLESSDSQVPTSGAPETTETEDLQETVQCERLTETLVVENAKAIDVGDEAEKMSRKDSECSGGSGSVDSSCTGHVFDLRQQSDDASDTG; the protein is encoded by the coding sequence ATGACAAAGGACCCGTCTCTAGAGCAAACAGCACCAAAAGCCAAAGACTCTCTGAAGTCTCCGTTGAAGCGGAACAGGACGACACCAGCACAGTAGAGACATCTTCCACGTCCGACGTCGTTCGAGACGTCAGATCTCAAAGCACACCTCCAAGTCGTCGTGAATCCCTAGCTGTGAACAGCGTCCAGACTCCAGCAAGATACAACAGACGGGAATCGTGCATTCCGTACCAGGCTGCGCGCTTTCACCGGGCCAAGTCCACCACTCTGCGATCCGACGAAGTTCGTGAGCCGGCGTTCTCACGACTCCCTCCCACGTCATCTGCAACGTCAACGCCTATCGTATCATCGACGACTGCGCCATCTAGCCCGCGCCGATTTCACAGAACTAGATCTGCAGTACTGCAGGGTTCGGACTTTCCAGCACCACCGAGTGAATATGAAGCACTCCCAAGCACTGATAATAATAAACGCAAGAATAAGAATTCGGAAGGACTTGAACGACAGCAAAGCTCGACGAGCAGTAATCGCGAACGATTCCACAGGACAAGATCTGCAGTGATGTATGCAGATGCTGAAGACGTGCCAGAGGTAACATCGAGCGCACAACCGTTAAAGGCAGCTCTAAGGGACAGAGGAACATATGGCAGCATATCATCTTCGCCGCGAAAAACGGTGGTCCGACTTCAGCAACCTGGCACGGCAAGAGGTGCAGACGCGGAAACTGTTCAGCAGTGGTGTCAGCAGACATGGTCTACAGAGAACTACACTCGATTCCACAGAATACGAGCTGCCATCCAGGCGTCAGAAGCTCAAAGAGCTCGTGCCGTCCAGTCCAGACGACCCCTGATGCAAAAGGCGAGCTCCGATACCAGTTCCGTCCAGAGCATGATGCAAACGGGGAGAGGCTTAGCAACAACCGTAAAATATGAGACTACAACAAGAACTACAACGGTTTTGGTAGGCGGCGGCTCAGCACAGAAAATGACTGTGCGGCAATCGTCATTAACATCAACGGAGACGTCCGAGAAGACGCCAGGACTTCGACGAACGGCATCGGGTCAGTCTTCGAAACTTGTGCGAGAGTCTTCGTCGGACTATGAGGTGTCAGAAGGGTCAATGCTCCCACTGACTGCCTTGGCGATTCAAAGTGTTTCTGGTATGGTTACTTTTCTGTGCCGTCCTAGTGCTTTTGCACAACTGGAGTCCAGTGATTCTCAAGTCCCTACAAGCGGGGCACCGGAGACTACAGAGACAGAGGACCTCCAGGAAACCGTCCAATGTGAGAGACTTACAGAAACTCTTGTTGTTGAGAATGCAAAGGCAATAGACGTAGGTGATGAGGCTGAAAAAATGTCGAGGAAAGATTCTGAGTGCAGCGGAGGCAGTGGAAGTGTTGATAGTTCTTGTACTGGACATGTCTTTGACCTTAGGCAACAATCTGATGATGCTTCTGACACTGGTTAA